From Danaus plexippus chromosome 11, MEX_DaPlex, whole genome shotgun sequence, the proteins below share one genomic window:
- the LOC116765679 gene encoding protein stunted isoform X1, which produces MSAWRQAGLNYINYSNIAAKILRRSLKPELRTEALRRDESHVRITPWANGRPAHLQQNAAK; this is translated from the exons atgagTGCCTGGAGACAAGCGGGTCTTAA TTACATAAACTACTCCAACATTGCTGCAAAAATTTTGCGGCGGTCATTAAAACCAGAACTTCGTACAGAAGCTCTGAGACGTGATGAGTCCCATGTCAGAATTACACCTTGGGCTAACGGCAGGCCTGCTC ATCTACAACAGAATGCTGCCAAGTAG
- the LOC116765972 gene encoding tRNA N6-adenosine threonylcarbamoyltransferase, mitochondrial-like has product MQFSKYVHRIIRENLRNCWRKNDYRYKSFSTWSPIVLGIETSCDDTGCAILNRRGDILGETLFSQTLVHLRYGGVNPLIARDMHRENIEKAVFKCLENSSLSMDNIDAIAVTVKPGLLISLEIGVKYAKYLSKIYKKPLIPIHHMEAHALAARMFQDIQLPFLTLLISGGNCLLAFVKEIDNFLLLGDTMDNSPGEVLDKAARRMKLRNLPEYSGMAGGKAIEMAAKNAVNPFQFDFPLPLNRNRDCNFSFSGLQDAFLRHLLHKEKYHNIMGDEIIPEVNELCAAFQLAMAEHIAHRTERAIKYCEMTNLFRGDVKNIVVSGGVACNDFIFKSIECIGNKYGCKVFRPPPKLCTDNGVMIAWNALEKLKHKSDSVNEPIEINPTAPLGKNIIDKVKESDIQVRVTRLKKFNIV; this is encoded by the coding sequence aTGCAATTCTCAAAATATGTGCATAGAATTATAAGAGAGAACCTCAGGAACTGTTGGCGTAAGAATGATTAcagatataaatcttttagtaCTTGGAGTCCCATTGTTTTGGGTATAGAAACTTCGTGTGATGACACAGGTTGTGCAATTTTGAATAGACGAGGGGATATTCTTGgagaaacattattttcccAAACATTAGTGCATTTAAGGTATGGAGGTGTCAAtccattaatagcaagagacATGCATcgtgaaaatattgaaaaagcaGTATTTAAGTGTTTAGAAAATTCTTCTTTATCCATGGACAATATTGATGCTATCGCTGTTACTGTGAAACCTggtttattaattagtttagaAATTGGTGTCAAGTATGCCAAGTATctttcaaaaatttacaaaaagcCCTTAATTCCTATACATCATATGGAGGCGCATGCCTTAGCTGCCAGAATGTTTCAAGATATACAACTACCATTCCTAACATTGCTAATTTCGGGTGGTAACTGTCTGTTAGCATTTGTGAAAGAAATAGATAATTTTCTCTTACTTGGTGACACTATGGATAATTCACCAGGAGAAGTTTTAGACAAAGCTGCTAGGAGAATGAAACTGAGAAATTTACCAGAATATTCAGGTATGGCTGGTGGTAAAGCTATTGAGATGGCAGCTAAAAATGCAGTTAATCCATTTCAATTTGATTTCCCATTACCACTTAATAGAAATAGAGATTGCAATTTCAGTTTCAGCGGTCTTCAGGATGCTTTTTTGAGACATTTGttacataaagaaaaatatcataatatcatGGGTGATGAAATTATTCCGGAGGTAAATGAACTGTGTGCTGCTTTTCAATTGGCAATGGCTGAACATATAGCACATAGAACAGAAAGGGCCATAAAGTATTGTGAAATGACTAATCTGTTCAGAGGGgatgtcaaaaatattgttgtttctGGGGGTGTTGCCtgcaatgattttatatttaaaagtattgagTGTATTGGTAATAAGTATGGATGCAAAGTCTTTAGACCTCCACCCAAATTATGTACTGACAATGGAGTTATGATAGCATGGAATGCCTTGGAGAAGTTAAAACATAAGTCAGATAGTGTAAACGAGCCCATAGAAATAAATCCTACCGCACCACTTGGTAAAAACATAATTGACAAAGTTAAAGAATCAGATATACAAGTGAGAGTTACgagattaaaaaagtttaatattgtataa
- the LOC116765679 gene encoding protein stunted isoform X2 yields the protein MSAWRQAGLNYINYSNIAAKILRRSLKPELRTEALRRDESHVRITPWANGRPAHEKD from the exons atgagTGCCTGGAGACAAGCGGGTCTTAA TTACATAAACTACTCCAACATTGCTGCAAAAATTTTGCGGCGGTCATTAAAACCAGAACTTCGTACAGAAGCTCTGAGACGTGATGAGTCCCATGTCAGAATTACACCTTGGGCTAACGGCAGGCCTGCTC ATGAAAAGGATTAG